The stretch of DNA CACAAAAACATATTTTGCCAAGTAAAACAGAATATCAAGAAATCCCATGTGAATCTAAGCCTATCCTAACAAACCCAGCCACATAGCAACGGTAGACTTGTTCAAATAATAAACTTGCTCTTCATTCTCAGTATGCAAGAACAACCTTATTTTTCATACCAAGAAATCAAAAATCGTACATTTTTCAGACAcatcaaaatcataaattttgCTGCATTTTGGTATTGGAAAGAGGAGATCGATCAAACAACAGGAGATGGCAGCTAGACAAGCCACAGAATGTCATACCTGGTAAGCCGTCACACTCGACTTCAGTtcgaattaaaataaaaataatacgaTCAAAGTGCACGTATCTGAGTGCACGAAGCCACCACCCCATTAGATTGAATTTCAAAGTCAGAACTTAGTTGAGATTATAGATTCATAACATGGTGTTTTTTCCCCCTTCTTGTTCAGGAGGACGAAGGCAAGACCCCCATCAGAAGTACAGTTTCATATTGGTGGATCGGTTTTCGCCCTGGATAAGGTAAAAACTATCTTTCAGAGAACGTGTTGAGAATATGGGTGTTGGGCAATCTGCTTGTGCCCACTAAGTTTCATCTTCGACCTCTACTTTACTTGTATTCATTCTGGTGGCTAACTTTGAATTACTGTCAGGAACTTTTGGCCCCCAAATCAGAAAAAATAGCAAAATTATTGAAACAAAGCCCTCACGAAAATCCTTCCCAGTTGCTTCATGATATCCCAGCTGATCAAGATTCGTTGGAGATTGTTGAAAGATTCTGCCAGGGATATGAGATCAACTTGTCGACAGAAAACATTGTTCGTGTAGCCTGTCTTGCTCACTACCTTGGAATGACCGAAAGCCACTGTCCTAACAATCTGCTAAACAAGACCATTGTGTTCTTCGAGCAAGAAATTATACCTAGCTGGAACAAATCAATTAAAGCTCTAAAGACTACAGAGAATGTTCTACAAGAAGCTTTACAGTTGGGCCTGGTTGATTACTGTGTGGAATCTGTTGTCTCGAAAGTGTTGGAAGATCCAGTTTTACTAGGAGAACCAATAAAGAATTTGGTCTCTGATGAGGATAGTGATGAGAATGGCAATGGTTTAAGGCAAGCAAGTGTGAGGAGGAAGCTCTTTGACCATGACTGGAAATCGGAAGATTTAACTATACTTTCATTGAGGTtgtatgaatatattatatgtATGATGCTTCAACGCAAAGTCCCTCAAGAATATGTCGCTGCAAATCTTTGTGATTATGCAAAGAAATGGTTATTTTACAAAAGAGGAGATGATGCCTCGGTTTACCTGGAAAATTCTCAAAGAGAAATAGTTGAGGTTTTGGAGGGACTGCTGCCACGTCAAAAGGGGGTTCTTCCCAGCACATTTCTCTTCGGAATGTTGCACTTTGCAATGGCGCTTGGAGCAAAGCCTGAATGCAAAAATGGGTTAGAAATTAGAATAGGAAATCAATTAGATCATGTATCTGTGAAGGACTTGTTAATACCTTGTCAAGGATATTCAAAGGATGAACAGTACGACACTGAATGTGTAAGAagaattttgaatattttctaCAGCAACTATACCGGACCAGGCGATTCTGGACTACTATCAGTAGCTGAACTTATAGATGAATTTTTGGCAGAAATTTCTGCTGATATAGACTTAAAAATGCCCACTTTCATGGCATTTGCTGATATGTCAGTCGCAGCATCGGCAGGGACTCCAAGGACGTCCGATGGCATATACCGAGCTATTGACATCTACTTAGACAAGCACCGGTACTTGACAGAATCAGAAAAGGAGGAACTATGCAGGTTTTTGGATTGTAACAAGATGACTCGAGAAGCATGCGAACATGCTGCTCAGAACAATAAGCTGCCGACTCGTGTGGTGGTGCAAGTGCTATTCGTAGGACAGTTGAAACTGAGAGACGAAATTGCGAAAGAAGTGAAAATTTATGGTGGTGGGTTGAAGAAGGTGGTGGAAGTGGAGGAACGGGGCAAGGAAGGCGTAGTGACGGAAATCGAGGAGATTGGAAATAAAATATTGGCCCTGGAGAGCGAATGCAGTGCCATGAGGAGAGAAATTAGCTGCAAAAATGTGAAAAGTCCTAGAAAGAATATTTGGAAAGAAATGAAAAGGAAGTTGGGGTGTGCAACCACAAGTATTCATGAATGCGACTGCCATGTTAGGAAGAAGAAAAAGGTGCATCCTAAATAGAGCAATGAATTTAATCTTGCTTACTACAAGATAATTAAGAATGCCTTTTAgtgattttattttgaattgGTTTTGTATTTTAATGCTTTCGTGTAATGACTTTTCAAGTGTGACTTGGATGTTTCTAGTGCATACCAAAGTGACTCTAGCCATGATGGGTGAATCGTGGTTCATTTAAAATTGTCTGTTATGACATTACTACTAAATCTGTATTTAGCACTGGAACAAGAGCTTAGGACCTAAAGTAatgtttaattcctttttcCATGGCTTTTAAACATAAGATCGGATTCCTTTATTACTATGCATATGAAAGAAAAAGGAGGTTCGTTGTTACAGTGAACTGAAGGAATGTGAAGTGTTCATTTTATAAGGTGATTATGTGTACGGTTTAGGACCAGAACCAGTATAGAATTCACTTGCACTAGGTATCAACTCCCCAGGAATTTCTCATTTCCAACTCAGGAATatagaaaataattttcaaaagaCATTTCCAAAATATGTCCACAAGAATTATGGAAAGTCGACGGTTTTTCAGAAGCAAAACTTATTCCATTCATTAAAATGTGAATTAAATTAAGTTTCTCTTTAAGATGGATAAAATGTTCTACATTAAAACGTGTTCATCATGTACATATTTATGTCGTGAATGATATACAAAAAAGAGCGAAAATTTAATTTGAAAGCGGATCAAAGTTAGTTTTAAAAGTAAAAAGAAATAATGCACGAACACTGAATCAGAATTAACTCAAACACACACCTTCAAAAGATGATGGCAAAATTGACATCCAAGTCCCAACACTGTGAAATAAGCAGCTGAAACTCCAGGAGCTTCCATTAGGTATCACATCTTCCTCAAGAGAAGAAACGGTTTTCTGCTGCTAAATTGATGCATCTTCAGCAGATCACCTCTCAACATCAACTGGAGTCCTCCAAACGAAATGTATACCACCCTGTCAAAAAAGAATATCAAACGCCAAATTGTTGCAGTTTTGAACGAATCAGGTATAAACAGAAAATGTGAAGATGACCTACACTTCAGTATTGCTGCCTTTGGCATCCTGTACCGCAACTCGTGCATCACAAACTCAAATTCATCAGCAAGAGTCTTGTTTGCCCTGTGATTGGAGAATATTAAGCAAAATATTTAAGCCTTGATATGATAAACATGTGAATATGCACAATAGACAAGCTTCACTCCAAAATCAATCATGTTTGCTAATGGTTATTAAGCAAGCCCAttcattatataaaaaaaatattgaaataaaatgaaaaaaaattgtaatactATTATCCCACACTGATTCATGTGAAAAAGTTTGAGACAGCTTAGCATCGACTTTTCTAAAGCATAGGTTAATCATTTTTACAAAGAAATCAGGGTCGACATAGTAATTTTTGATGGAGCCAATTGTGCCGGGAAAATTGTTGTATGGTTGGAAGCCACTAATTTAACCCATATGAACTATCTCTATAATCATGCCACTTATATATAAAATCTACACCTGATGAAGATGTCTCGAATTGTAAGAGAATTAAATGTAATACTCTTGTCCTGATATTGGTTCATGGAATGAATTATCAcactaaatataaaatttagcTGGCAACTTAGATCAATCATTTTCACCAACTGAAGATAAATGTGAAATGCTACCAGCAAAGCCTATTGTGAACAATATAGTTTGCAAGACCATGGAACCTTGGTGAAATTGTAGGAGATAGCCAAAGAAACTGTGTTACTACGCCCTTCTGGGCCGTGACAAAAAACAACAGAAGGTAAAGAACTATACAATAACACCTTCCACTATCAGGGTCCTATAGGCGATGTCAATCTAAAAAAGGTGTGGCAGTCCATGAATACCGCAGAAAAAATAATCTGTTAATGCTGGTTCTACAAGATAAACTAAATAACCATTGCagctttagaaaattttaaagcatCAAGTCTTACCCAACTATACACTACCACAGAAGTGAGAAAATGCTGGCAACAAAGACAAATATGCCCGAGAACTAATGAACTATATATTTCCTAATAGCCATACAGTTTAATCATTTCTCTTTTATTCCATTATTTATATGCAAGCCAAACCACGTATACAAGGTCAAGTGGAGACCAACTCTAAACGGAAACAGAAATAGACAGAAATAGAACTAACAGAAGGAAGGACAACAAAAGAAGTGAAGTTATGTTTTGGCCAATTGAGTAAGGATTTCAAATAACCGGTGGGGTTCGAATTACACACCCGAtccaaaatgaaaattttccagacaCAATCTTTGAGCAAATTCATTTGTCCCTTAATATTTCAAATCAACACATCACATAAGCACAACTTCAGAGAAATTGCAAAACTAAAATGGCCCGACTCGCCCTtcccgcatcaagaaaacaatcAACTGCCATTATTATCACATGAACCTAATCAAGTAACCCATGAAGGAACGCAGAAAGAGCAGAACCTGAGGAACCATCCAAATGTAGAGAGTTAGATATCACCGTTCATTTCTCCCCTGAAAGCATGGAATAGAGTGAGGTGTGCACATCTAGTTCCAAATAAAACTCCCCATTTTCGCTAATTGCCACAATGCGATAAACTGCAGCATCATCCAATATTCACATATTGAAAATGAAGTTTGAACTTTTAACTTTTAAACTACATAGAAACGACATCCCTCCGAAGAAACAAAGCCAAAGGGGAAGAAACAATGTCTGATTTCTTGACTAAAAACGAGATTTCTTGACACGAACTACATTTAAGGGAACATCAAGATCATGGTTTTTTTTCGTTTACCCCTCTTATTTTATTTGTCTTTGATACTAACGACAATTCCatcccaaaatttaattttaaaataatctaatttttgcatcaaaataaatatttatattcaaCTCATCTACTTCAAAAAATTCTTATtagttattaaatatttattttttaaatttaatgatatacttttaattaaattttatatttgatataattaatattatattattaataattacgataatattattaaaataattaatttaataattttaaatatattatttaaatctaTATTATAAGGGACATTAACATATTACAAATATAACTTCAAATATTTAAACGATCATATTCatctcataaattatcgatTAAAAATTTCATAATGCATGGTGAGCGaatttgtcttttatttttttatattgagtgagaaatttttttataagtgTGTGCttgaatgtttaaatattatttaataaatttgtgtgttatatgtttaattataaaattattttaaaatacatttataaaattttataattaaatatttcaatttttataactaaatatctaattattaaaataatataatatatattatataaataatatttataatttttaatataatatttataattaaaaaacaaaaaaaaatagtttCCCCTGCGCCGAAGTTGACGCAGAGCGGGCAGAGGGAAATGGAGCTATCCATTGGAGAATATCTCTGCACCAAAAATGGAGTGAAACGTCATTTTGACACAGGGGTTGGAGATGTCCCAAGAACTTCGATAGTCTCATCAAAGTGAATTTCAGCCATAATCTTCCAAACTAGTCACATTCAAAGCCacgaacaaaaaaaaaatattattagaaAATCTGAAATTCCAATTTCAAACAATGGACTTTTAATGACTCTTATCATATCCCCATTAAaagttttaatatatattttaacacAATAACTCATGTATCGGAACATGTCACGAGGAATTTCAAGAGACAGATATTAAactcataaaaatattatttttatgtcaaaaatattttgagtggAATATTGGTGCAACGATGTCTCACATGAAATCTGAAATATATATGTCTCACATGAAATctgaaatatatatacacacacatatatattagAGCATCGCGACACATATTATGTGTttcgtaaaaaaaaattaatagtaaaatagtttttattttaaattgaaaattattaatttttgaaattaaaatatcaagcgaaaaaataaaatgtaaagAAAAATGTGGTATTGTTATGTTCAAGCGCTTATCGCTGGCCAAAAGCTATAAGTGTTAGCCGATATGCAACTTTATTTTCTCATAATTGTGACAGCGCAGATTGCACCTACTTGGGTATTAATGGGTCGGGCTGTTACAAACCTACTTGATTATTACTAAGTCGGGCTATTAGTATCATGAGGCTGAGAGGTATGTGTCTATCTAGTAGTGTTATCTCATATGCTTTAAAGATCATCCTTATCATTTCCTTGTTATTGGCGTTGTTAAGATATGTCATCACTCTTTTACGACTCACTTAGACAACCAGATCAAGACCAAAAGCTATAGGAGTTTGCCAAGATGCAATTTTATTTCCTTATAATTGTGGCAGCGCAGATTATACCTAATTGGTTATTAATGGGTCGGACTGTTACGAACCTACTTTATTATTAATGAGTCGGGCTGTTAGTCTCATGAGACTGGGATGTGTGTGTCTATCTGTTAATGCTATCTCATATCCCTTAGATACCAGTTTTATCATTTCCTTGTCATTGGTTTTGttaagatctggcgtcactctTTTACAGTCCACTTAACCAACCAGATCAAACCCATTAGATATCAGTCTTACAATATCCTTACCATTGGTCATGTCCTTAATAGAGACAATATTACCTATTAAGATATGGCGTCACTCTTTTACAGCTCACATAGTCAACTATAACAATTGTAGCAACATCAGCAGCTTAACGTACGAAAACTTCCATAGAGTTCACTTATCCAGTACTACTCTCACTGATACACGCTTCACCAGACATCCACTAAGAAGTATAGAAATATGCTTCTTGGAAGACTTGAACTCATGACATATCTCTTATATCAATTGTTAGGATCAAACGCGTACCACTAGACTAAAAGATATAATTATTACCAATACACAACTctattttcttatatttatgACAACGAGAGTTCGCCTACTTGGGTATTAATGAGTCGAATTGTTAGGCTCATGACTCCGTGAACGTGAGTGTCTATCTGTTGGTGATGTACTATATCCCTTAGAGATCAGTCTTACCATTTTCTTACCGTCTGTTCTGTCTCAGCAAAGACAATATACCCATTAAGATTTGACGTCACTTTTGTACGACCTACCTAACTAACCATATCAAACGGCATAAGTCAGCATCTTGACGCACGATAACCTTCCAGAAGGTCACATATCTCAGTACTACCTTCACTCATGCATGTTTaacccaacaatgatatatagtCGGATGATTAGAGTAGGGGTGTTCAAATTTCGGATAAAACCAAAAAAATCGTAAATCCAAACCGAAGAAACTGAAAACTAAACACAACCGAATATCGAATTTTTAAATacagatataaatattaaaattgaattttatatAGTTTGGTTCCAAATTTTATTTGTCAAAATCAAACCgacagaaaaaaaaaagtaataaattaatattttattttatttttatctagattatatattttaaaagatgATATTCAGtgatttaagaatatttttattaagttttagttGATTGTTATTCATTTAGTTCATTTaactttatatttaaaaattaaactaaaaaacaatatattatattttaaatatatattaattactaatttaaatataaagaaaaatcaaaaccgaaccgaaccgaccgATGAACCTATATGAGGGATTAAAAAAAGTTTTATCACCGTACAAaagttattaaaaatttaaatttaatagataatatataaatatatatttcaatttgtTTTGATAAcctcaaatttattttaacatcTACATTATATGATAaatgttggtcccacgtgcgaaatttgagataataaaaccctaaaataaagaataaactggacaccgagatttacgtgaaaaaaccctaaaaattattagggtaaaaatcacgggcaagatgaaaaaaattccactataatattttacggtgtacaactcactcactgtgtttctaaagagaacacacactctcttaatacaggagaacaaaacacatcacaaatattatagaactaaggactcaaatgcttataagatgagagaaaactcgaagaagttatgatttcagaatgaagggggagctctatttatagagtctCTGTCAGTGTGAATACGCGTAGAAAGCGCGTATTCAGTCTTCAGTCTTCAAATCCTGCTGCAACTTGTGACCAACCACCACTTTGTTATTTCCGTCCAAATTGCCAACCcacgaagttttgtcaaactTCATTTAATATTCTTgtcgacatttctcccacttggagattagATTGGGAATCAAACATATCTCCACACATCTTTTCAATCTTGTCTTTTCCTACTGCTTATGTTTCTgctagaccacttgaggatctacaccactcaaacttatcagtgttcactggcttggtcaaaaaatcagctatgttatcttttgtatagatcttctgcatatccacacttCCTTCTTCTACGACTTCCCGTACAAAGTGAAACtggactccaatgtgtttcgtcctggaatgaaaggctggatttcttgcgatgtgcaaggcactctgactgtcacaaaacaaatgaacattctcttgtttgtatctgatctcctccaataaccttttaatccatattgcatccttgcaagcttgaatatctgccatgtattctgcctctgttgtagataacaCAATTatttgcagttttgaaacccaacttgatacgaatcctcgtaagaatgagaagcaaacacgattattagaatcgcgccctcaattcaatatcgaacaaggatcgattgtgttgtcccgatcttttgaaacaagcaaagatttgtgatattcacctctaagcgattaatacttagcaacaaatatcaacgatgataacaatcgaatttcatacgagccttcaaagaactcgttttgacaatccgtgcgaaaacaatcgacaaacgccacaaagatgcaatctttgataagtttgatttggtaatgaacaaagctttaaaagccttgagaattgagagaaaacctcaaaatatttcttatcaatctgaattggttcgttcatcattcatgtacactgaatatataataattaaaacatgaaaagtagtgtaaaaagtcataaaaaaagttgtgaacaatttcTACACAGAAGTGCGCGCGGTAGCGCGTGTtctcgcgcggtggcgcgcgagtTACGGCCTTTGGCAGCACCCTGCGCGCGGTGGTGCCGGAAGTCGCGCCATGGCGCGCGCGCGGCCGCGCTGAAAGTGGCGCGGGTGCGCGTCGCTTGCTGGCCTGCTGCATGCGTCTTCATTGTCTTGTGCGCGGTTGCGCGAAATCTTATGCTGGGGCGCGCATGCTGCTGCCCTCATGGCTTTTATCACTTGAatgacattccaaacacttccattgttGTGTCCATGTTTTCCAAGCTCTTTTAATTTAGACACCCAATTTGTAGAACTTCCTTGGTAACTCAACATTAATCCTTGAAGTGTTTCTTCTTTTAATTCCTTCAAAAACTTGAATATGTTTGATTCTTCATTATTAATCACAATCATACTTGAAATTCCAAAACAACAACGCCACTTAAATCTTCCCCCAAACATTTGCACACAGTGcctagccagattcatatcacaaCTTATTGCTCCCCCTGCAAGtataaacacataaccagtagtagatttcatcttatcaggatcacctgcataatctgaatcgccATAGCCCCTGggtgtaaaatctgatcctccataccataatgcagcatttgaggtaccttgatgtatctaaggatcctcttaacagtgctccaatgctctcctctaggattcgccatataccgactaactgctcccactgcttgagcaatgtccggtcttgtacagatcatggcgaacataaacttcccactgctgatgcatatggtactcgagacatctccatcctctctgcttcactgctaggacacatctcggaggataacttgaagttaacaggaagaagGGTTGATATGGGCttgctatcttgcatgttgaagcgttgcaagaatTTCTTCAAATATGTTTTCTAGGAAATCCAAATCTTTCTATTACTTatgtctcggtgaacttgcatccctagaatcttgttttctggtcccaagtccttcatctcaaattccctagccaactatgccttcaatccttggacctgatcttttttggggcctgctaccgacatgtcgtccacatacaacagcaaaatgatataatcatcactagaactcttgaaatatgtacaagggtttatactcagtctgttgtatccaaggctcataatataggaatcaaatctttTGTACCAATACCTCGGCgtctgtttgagaccgtacataGATTTCTTCAACCTgtaaaccaagttctctttgcctattttcgcaaaaccttctggctggagcatatagatttcttcttcaagatcttcaTTAAGAAATGCTGTTTTCAcatctagatgtaggtcaaacaccacACACAATaccaacactactctgactgttgtaagccgaaccacagaagaaaatatctcattaaaGTTGATGCCTTCTTTTcgagcatacccttttaccaccaatctagcacgatatcgctccacttggttattgccatcacgcttgatcttatagacccatctatTTCCAATGGCTTTtctccctcgtggtagtgtaacaagatccaaAGTTTTATttctgtctaatgcctccaactcttcttgcattgctatcatccaaaAGGAttcatccgagctttgagtagcctcgtgaaaactcgatggctcaccatcctctgataatatacaatatgcaatattgctttcagtgacataatctgaaatccaacctggtggtcttctgtctcgagttaactgcctcacattggaaacctcatactcaacatgttcttgttcttcgtgctctggtactgtttcacaagaaacttgaccttcatccgtcttattttccacctgaaatatattagtttctgaattcaatgtgcctttgtctccctttactttatcttcctcgaagataacgtccctgctgatgacaagcttgtgaacagtaggatcccacaagcgaaactactttactccatcagcataactcaagaagatacattttctggatttcgaatccaacttctatctttcttgctcattgtacagaacgtacacagaACTTctaaatgtatgcaaatgagaataatctgtcggcttcctAGTCcatatctccatcggagtcttcaaatcaatcgccactgaaggagaacgattgataatataacaagcggtcttgactgcttctgcccaaaatgacttttctagacctgcattcctcaacatagctcttgttctgtccaacaaggttccattctgttgaggaatGTAAGCCGTCGTAAACTATCTTTTGATGCCCTcgtgttgacaatatgcatcaaattcgtcactaGTATATTCTACTCCATTGTCTGTCCTCAGACACTTGATCTTCTTttttgaatcaagttcaacccgcgctttgaaatctttgaagatccggaaaacatctgatttcttcttgattggatacatcCAACACcttctagagaaatcatcaatgaacaagACAAAATAGCTCGCttctcctagggatacaactggtgcttgccaaacatccgaatgaatcggCTCTAATATACTTTTTCTCCTgacagtagaagtgccaaactttaatctgtgttgtttactggtaacacaatgctcacaaaagggtagtgacacttttgtaagtcccgacagtagcttccgttctgagagaattttcaacccccgttctgtcatatgcccgagctttatatgtcataacactgttaattcttctcctgaaccaattgatgcaacagctagttctgtctctttgtgtgtttctcccaaaagtatatacagatttgcagcaatttTTTctgccttcataaccacaatcgcgcccttcacaattttcatgatctcgtTCTCAATTCCAGTTTTGCACCTGATATCATCCAATTAccccaaagacaaaagatttttcgtcagtcctttcacatgtcgtacctcctgaaTGATGTGATTgttgccatcaaacattttaattttgatagtaccgaccccagcgatttccaaggcatgatcattttccatgaatacagatcctcctgagactggttcataatgatcaaaccattctctccgagacgtcatgtgccacgtcgctcctgaatccataatccatgtgtcacaaaatttgtgtctgccttctgcaactgttgttgcttcgctgaataatatttcaccatggcctgaagtactggccacatttccttgagaactatTATCGATACTcatacactctttcttgaagtgccattaccgccacatttaaagcagtaaatatttttttcttacttcttgactttgatctatctcgtctttggctcccacCGGAGTCACGGTCCAGAAATCTTCTTCTTATCATCggcaaagcctctgcctgctttGAAGTTGCCAACCTATCTTCtttattcttgcgccggctttcttctccgagaaccgcagttaagacatcatcgaattttagaaagcccataagaatattgttggtaatgttgatgataagttgaatctggtagactttggtAGACTTTGAAAGACATCATGAtaatgttgatgatattgttgGTAGACATCATCGAATTTTAGAAAGACATCATCGAAGTAGAAgatccgcacgttcatttttcCCTATTTTATGCCCAATGGAAGTGAgatgggcaaatagagtatttagtgtgttgatatggtcggtcatcgatgaggattccgccatccgaagagtataaagccttctctttaggaaaatcatgttgtgtaacgacttgacctcgtacatctttgtcagagtatcccagataattTTGGCtatttttatctcagagatacttgacaaaacttcgtctgctatagccaagtgtaaattggcaacatcattatcatccatctcattccactttccatcatccgtaatcttcaccggtctatctccaatagctaCCAAGCAATTCTTCTtccttaaaactgcttgtatctt from Primulina tabacum isolate GXHZ01 chromosome 3, ASM2559414v2, whole genome shotgun sequence encodes:
- the LOC142539414 gene encoding BTB/POZ domain-containing protein At3g03510-like — protein: MAARQATECHTWRTKARPPSEVQFHIGGSVFALDKELLAPKSEKIAKLLKQSPHENPSQLLHDIPADQDSLEIVERFCQGYEINLSTENIVRVACLAHYLGMTESHCPNNLLNKTIVFFEQEIIPSWNKSIKALKTTENVLQEALQLGLVDYCVESVVSKVLEDPVLLGEPIKNLVSDEDSDENGNGLRQASVRRKLFDHDWKSEDLTILSLRLYEYIICMMLQRKVPQEYVAANLCDYAKKWLFYKRGDDASVYLENSQREIVEVLEGLLPRQKGVLPSTFLFGMLHFAMALGAKPECKNGLEIRIGNQLDHVSVKDLLIPCQGYSKDEQYDTECVRRILNIFYSNYTGPGDSGLLSVAELIDEFLAEISADIDLKMPTFMAFADMSVAASAGTPRTSDGIYRAIDIYLDKHRYLTESEKEELCRFLDCNKMTREACEHAAQNNKLPTRVVVQVLFVGQLKLRDEIAKEVKIYGGGLKKVVEVEERGKEGVVTEIEEIGNKILALESECSAMRREISCKNVKSPRKNIWKEMKRKLGCATTSIHECDCHVRKKKKVHPK
- the LOC142538305 gene encoding DNA-directed RNA polymerases II and V subunit 8A-like, encoding MTNVYRIVAISENGEFYLELDVHTSLYSMLSGEKWANKTLADEFEFVMHELRYRMPKAAILKCRSSSHFLFIPDSFKTATIWRLIFFFDRVVYISFGGLQLMLRGDLLKMHQFSSRKPFLLLRKM